The Candidatus Hinthialibacter antarcticus genome contains the following window.
GCGCTTGTGGAAGTTCATTGTATTCTTCCACGCTGAAACCAATCGAAAATGTATTAATGGGCTTGCTGCTGTTTCTAGCCGCCAGCGCTGCGATGGCGCTTGAGTCTAATCCGCCAGAAAGAAACACGCCTAAGGGCACGTCGCTAATCAAGCGAAGTCGTACGCACTCATCGAGTTTTTCGACAATCGCACGCGACCATTCCTCTTCACTGCGCTCTTCTTTTTCGGCATAAGACAATTGCCAATAACGATGAGTAGATAGGCTTCCGTTTTCCAATAACAAATAATGGGCGGCAGGCAGTTTTTGAATTCCGCGAAAGCCCGTGTACGGCGTTGGACAATAGCCGTAGTTGAGGTAGTGATGAATTGAAAGTGGGTCAACTTCGCGTGAAACGAAGGGCAACGTCAACAACGCTTTGAGTTCTGACGCGAAGGCAAAGCGCTGACCATCATAATAATATTTCAGCGGCTTTTTACCAACACGGTCGCGGGCAATAAACAAGCGTTGACGCGGGCGGTCCCAAATGGCGAATGCAAACATGCCGCGCAAATCCTGCAAGCAGTCGACGCCCTTCTCCTCATACAAACGCAGAATCACTTCGGTATCTGTGTTGGAATGAAACCGATGACCGCGTTGCTCTAACTCTGCGCGAATAGATTGAAAATTGTATATCTCGCCATTGAAAATCAGGCAGATATCGCCCGATTCATTCGACATGGGCTGGTTGCCCGAGTCAGACAAGTCGATAATCGAAAGCCGCCGATGAGCAAGCCCCACGTAGCCGTCGCGCCAAACGCCCTGATGGTTGGGGCCGCGATGCGCCAGAGATTCAGCCATACGATGCAATTGGCTTTCATCGACGGGTTGATGGTTTGTATGAAGAATGCCGCAGATTCCACACATAATTTGTTTAATAAAAAACCCTCTCTAAGAGGGTTTTGTCTGATTGATCTATGTCCATTTGACAGTCGCTATAATTATTCAATGGAGAAGAATTTCATCCCTTTTTCTACCGCCATTATCTTAAGATCAGTTGTTTTAAGATTTCCCTTTGCACTCGAATTCAGCACGATTAATACATCCGCCGATCCTTGAGACTGCAACCAGTCTAAATCCAAAATATCATGATCGACGCAACGCTCTCCCGCATTTTCCGCATCGACGATCCCATGTAAATCCATGTCCAATTCACGGATCGCAATGTACGACAACTCAGCCATTTCGCCACTGCCGATCAATATAACGCTCTTGCAGCCCTCTTTTTGAAGAGACAGTAACTGATGTTTGACTTTACGGCGTACTAACATCACATATTGATAAGAGTATTGGAGAAACTCGAAGGTCAAACGCGACTTTTCTTTGATTCCGGTTGGCGTAATCAGATATTTCAATCGCCTTCGGTCTAACTGTTTGGTTTTTACATAGCCCTTATAGATGACGCGCTTTAAATACGAATTCACCAAACCGACCGCAACGCCTAACTGGGTCGCAAGGTCTTTCTGGGTTGTGTCGGGGCTATCGTCAATTGCTTTCAGCAACGTGAGGATCATTTGATCGTCACGATCCATCATTGATGAATCTTTATCATTCGTTTCGTTTTTCACAATTTTTGTTTTTTAGAAAAGGAGGAGTAGGCAGGCTTCGCCCCTGTCAGCGGCGCCCGCTAATCAGGAACAATTAAAATTCATAATATGATTTATACGTTATATCTGCTGAAACGTCAAGCGGTTTTCACATAGAAACAATAAGGCCCCCAGCAAAAACACTGGAGGCCTTGTAAATCGTCGCTATTTTATCGAGAGATCAAACAGGCTTGCGGGATAACTGAGCGATGGATCGAGCAAGAATACCTCCAGTTTATCCACCCAAACAATAACCGGGCCTGTTGCGGCGGCGGATGCGGCGACCTGAATAATCGGCGTAACTGGAATTTCGGGGGTTTCGAGTCTTCCCGTCAGAATATTCAACCGTTCAGGGTCTGCCGGGAACATGCAGGTTACGTACATCGGCGCATCGGTGAACGCTTTGGCGCTGGCTGGATTGGTAACCACCAAGGAACCTTCAACATCAAAGGTCGCAAAATCGGCTTTCATGCCGGCAATAAACACCGCAACGTCCGGCTCGCTTGCGCGCACCGTCATTCTCATGTAGACATGCTTCCCGGTCGTTTTAACGGCATTAGCGCCGTACAAGAAGACATAGTTTACTTGTTCACCCGCTTCAGGATCAAACGGGAACACCGTCAACGCAAACCCCTTGCCATCCGCTGAGTCGGGAATAAATGAATCAATGAAATCAATGAGTTGAGTTTGTCCTGGAGGATTTTGTACGATTTCTCCCCAACCGCAAGCGGCCAAATCGGCGCCGTCAAACTCATAGACATAGTCTGGGACTAAATCTTGCGGAACCACTGGCGTTGCTGTTGGAACAACGACGATAGGAGGCGTTGGCGTCGCTGTTGGGACAACGATTGGGGGCGTCGGCGTCGCGGTTGGAACCACTACACCCGGAGTCGGCGTCGGCTGTCCTGGAACGGGAGTCGCAGTCGGTGGAACCGGCGTCGGAGTCGGCTGGTCAGGACCGTCGCTATTTGGCGTTAAATAGAGCGTCTTGCCAGCGCTCTCATTGTCAAACTTATCATAAACCGTCAGCCGAAGTTCATAGGGTACGCCATTGCTGAATTCGTGTTGACGGAAGAACAACGCCGTCCCCAAATCAAATTTATCGCCATTAATGTATAAGTTATACCCGCCGCCATCCGCCACATCCGGGCTGACCGTCGGGTCCCAGAATAAATGTAAGGTTCCATTGCCTGCGAAACCGTAGAAATGTTTGACTTCAGCAGGAGGAGTCAAATTGGCTTCCTTCAACACAACGTCCATCGTTGTTGTCTGCCCTGCGGTAATCACAAACTCATTCTGTTGTTGGTAGTATTTTGCGCCCTTGCCAATGCTTGCGATGTAACGCCCCGGAGGAAGATTGGCAAACGTATACACGCCGCCAAAGTCAGTTTTGACTGCCTGGCCATAGGCGTTTACGTCTACCTCAAATATTTCTAACTGATTTTTATCGAACACGGTACCCGTCAAAACGCCCGTCGGCGCCGCTGATTCATCGCCTACGCTAAGCGTATAAGAACCCGCGCCATTCTCACGCAAACAATAAATATAGTATGTCCCCGGCTGCAAAGTAATATCTCGACTGAACAAGTTGGAATGATAATAGACGCCGTCTGATGACAACCGGTTCAGCGAAGACGCATCAAAGATACGTACGGTAGACCATAGGGCGGTCTCGGTTTGATAGGTCAGTTTATAACTGGCCTCAGTTGTAACCGTCAATTGATACCAGTCAATAGAATCAATTGTTGTGCGGTTATTAAAGCCAAGGCTGCCTTGCATCACTTGATTGATGGCCAATGGCTGCGCCATAGGCGCGAAGTTATTCAGGTCAACATCAGGCGTCGCATTCGGAGTAAACGTAGTGAACAGGTGATATGCGCCGTACCCGTTCTGGCGTATCACGCGAATGTAATTTACACCCGCTTTGACTTGAACATTCTTCAACCGAACCGGGTTGTTGGTGTAATACGAACCAGACGACTCAAATCTCGCCTGTGCGTCGTTTCTTAGAAAATGAACGTCATACCACAGAGTCGCTTCACCCTGGGCGTACACTTCAAGCGTACCGTCAGACGGCGTGATGATTTTGTACCAATCAACAGTATCTGTATTAAAACCGCCCGTATAACCTAAATGCCCTGTTACGCCCTCTTCGGATTGAAGCGAAATCGCTTGATAGTAGTGGTTATTCGCTTCGTAATCTCCCGTCTGATTCGGCGTAAAAGATACATCAAGTTCATAGTCGCCATAACCATTTTCACGTTGAACTTGGACAAGATATGTCCCCGCTATTAAATTGGGGCTGGAAACCGTTTTAATCACTGTCTCGTCTGTGTAATAGAGACCTTCGCGTAAAGTTCTCTTCCAGGTTGAGCCGTGGTATTCAGCCATTTCCACGCTGAACCAAAGCGTCGCTTCCCCATGAAAATCAATCTTGATTGCGCCATCAGAGGGAAGGTCAATCCGGTAAGTATCAGTGGTATCAGTCCAGCGGCTATTGGTATGGCCCAGATGCCCCTGGATGAGCGTGTCTGGCGGAAGTACATCTACGGCCTCATTCCATACGTCGTTTGGTTCCGCATCATGATAAAGCGATGGCGTGACAGCGCTTTCAAAAGTAATGTTACCCTGACCGTTATCACGGGTGATCGCAAGCAGATATCTCCCGGCAAGCATGTTAGGAATCGTCACTTCTTTCGGATCATTTGTGTAATAAGTTCCAATGGTTCCTAGAGAATTCAATCCATTGGGACCATATATTCTTGCGGTAACCCACAAAGTGTCTACTGCCGACATTTTAAACCAAACGGAGCTGTCTTGCGGGATGTCGAACCAGTAGTACGCGGCGGTCGAATCGGCGTTGATGGCGATGCCGGACAAAGTCTGGCCTAATGCGTATGACCCGGCAGGCGCAGAAAACGGTTCTGGTTGGTTTTCAGGATAAAACCTTATATTCACCGTATAGGCGCCATGATTGTTGCG
Protein-coding sequences here:
- a CDS encoding MarR family winged helix-turn-helix transcriptional regulator: MMDRDDQMILTLLKAIDDSPDTTQKDLATQLGVAVGLVNSYLKRVIYKGYVKTKQLDRRRLKYLITPTGIKEKSRLTFEFLQYSYQYVMLVRRKVKHQLLSLQKEGCKSVILIGSGEMAELSYIAIRELDMDLHGIVDAENAGERCVDHDILDLDWLQSQGSADVLIVLNSSAKGNLKTTDLKIMAVEKGMKFFSIE
- a CDS encoding carboxypeptidase-like regulatory domain-containing protein; translated protein: MYTNLKVNVNFCLFALLLLCLLPFAANAETEPNNTIATAQTAAVPSNETGSLTEASPYDLIDIYKVSISENGYFSFGIVPDPELDVRAELIDRDGYSVLSAGNAGGLGVTEGVIYSNLKAGEYYCAVHLVDGAGGYEARFRYSQVESVDVEPNDIPSQALTIGADDDVAGNLGFHGNLNTDKIDFYQIQVSENGELELTAAPDASLDLSLHLLDTNGTHIILEDTNSGAGQSEAITVSNLAAGSYFVMLYNVGGYGAYSLSSKFTADPMPNDAEPNDSFSQAGSFPTAVQSGDFLLTSMSGHTGYFGNQYRDDRDCYMFQVPQYSRVEFEYSQDYGSPELGYGIYGPQKRYLTGSTSTKFNAGTFEAGTYYLNLYRRNNHGAYTVNIRFYPENQPEPFSAPAGSYALGQTLSGIAINADSTAAYYWFDIPQDSSVWFKMSAVDTLWVTARIYGPNGLNSLGTIGTYYTNDPKEVTIPNMLAGRYLLAITRDNGQGNITFESAVTPSLYHDAEPNDVWNEAVDVLPPDTLIQGHLGHTNSRWTDTTDTYRIDLPSDGAIKIDFHGEATLWFSVEMAEYHGSTWKRTLREGLYYTDETVIKTVSSPNLIAGTYLVQVQRENGYGDYELDVSFTPNQTGDYEANNHYYQAISLQSEEGVTGHLGYTGGFNTDTVDWYKIITPSDGTLEVYAQGEATLWYDVHFLRNDAQARFESSGSYYTNNPVRLKNVQVKAGVNYIRVIRQNGYGAYHLFTTFTPNATPDVDLNNFAPMAQPLAINQVMQGSLGFNNRTTIDSIDWYQLTVTTEASYKLTYQTETALWSTVRIFDASSLNRLSSDGVYYHSNLFSRDITLQPGTYYIYCLRENGAGSYTLSVGDESAAPTGVLTGTVFDKNQLEIFEVDVNAYGQAVKTDFGGVYTFANLPPGRYIASIGKGAKYYQQQNEFVITAGQTTTMDVVLKEANLTPPAEVKHFYGFAGNGTLHLFWDPTVSPDVADGGGYNLYINGDKFDLGTALFFRQHEFSNGVPYELRLTVYDKFDNESAGKTLYLTPNSDGPDQPTPTPVPPTATPVPGQPTPTPGVVVPTATPTPPIVVPTATPTPPIVVVPTATPVVPQDLVPDYVYEFDGADLAACGWGEIVQNPPGQTQLIDFIDSFIPDSADGKGFALTVFPFDPEAGEQVNYVFLYGANAVKTTGKHVYMRMTVRASEPDVAVFIAGMKADFATFDVEGSLVVTNPASAKAFTDAPMYVTCMFPADPERLNILTGRLETPEIPVTPIIQVAASAAATGPVIVWVDKLEVFLLDPSLSYPASLFDLSIK